In the Urocitellus parryii isolate mUroPar1 chromosome 1, mUroPar1.hap1, whole genome shotgun sequence genome, GACACAGCCCACAAGCTCGCACTCATCACATGCCTCACTGGAGGTACTGGGCACGTTGGGGATATAAAGACAAAATGGACAGCATTTTTTTGTCCGGAATTTTGGAATATAATTGAGAAGCTGGAGGTGGGCAGAACAATGTGTACCTTAGATGGTTAAAAACATGCTTATTAAATTAGAAACGTAAACAGTAATGCTATGAATTTAGAGAGGGAAGGAGATTGTCCAGAATCGCAGCGCTGTAGGAGGAGTTTATAAACACATCTCGGAAGAGTTGCAGAGAGGAGGCTGTTGCAGGCCATGGAGCAGCATCACCCAAAAGCCCAGGGGTCGGAAGGAGTAAGACTGAGAGCTAGGGGACTAGTTTGGAGCAAAGAATGTCTGAGGGAGTTGCTATCATCGTGTTGACAGTGGCCTAGGAATGGAGAGAGGACTTCAGTATGTTATGGGTTTGTTTCATATGTGCACTTACCTATCAAGTATGGAAagtaaaatccaaaatgtttCTAAGCATGTCCGCAGCCAGATGGAGGAGCCCTCGTGTCACCAAAAGTATTGGACAGGAGGAAGGTAGGCCAACTGGAAGGGACAGCTCTCTCATTTGTGTGTTTAATGTGGACATGTAAGCCCAAGAAACATCCCCAAGACCATCTGAAGAGTCGATGTGGCTGGTGTCTAGACCCCCTTCTCATTAGATGCAGTCATTCAGTGTTGGAATTTAGAATTTTGAACCTAAATGAAGTTAAGAATTTGATGCAGACTTGGAAGTTAGGACTCATGCTCCATTACAAGGTTTATTCCACAACTCAGGTGTGATCATGTTAGGGACCCTGCTGAGGTTTTCTTATTGTTCACTCCAGTGTTTATAAGGAAATACAAGAAGAATAAGAGAAATTTAAGATGTATACTTGATGTACATAAATGTGtttaagttaaatttttattagagttTGATTCTTGTGTATATTAACTGTTTTCCATCTTTATAACTCTCATTGCCGTCAGATCTAAAAGGAAATGttagaaatgtttgtttttttcagcaGTATTTGAACCCTTACATGTGCTTGGCAGGCACGTGCATATGCTAAGCACAGACATCTTTGGGTTGATCTGGTGTTGCTCATGAGGACTGGGCAAGGGCAGCGGTGCATGGTAACCGCTGTTAAAATGCCTGCTCTGTTGGTTCCCTCACCACCCTCCCCACTTCCACAATAGATGCCACAAGGAGACGCGCCTTTGCCCTGGTCTCTCAAGCATACACCTCGATAATCGCTGATGATTTTGCAGCTTTTGTTGGACTTCCTGTAGAAGAGGCTGTGAAAGGTACTTGAGTTTACTttttactgaaaaggaaaatagaagagtGGTGTAAATTACAGGTTCACAGTGCCTTCTCTGGACCGTGAGAACAGGGTGTGTTTGGGAATTGAGGTTGTGCTGGCTTTTTAGGAAGGTGATATGAAACATGTATTGCACACCACCCCCAGCGGGGCTTTGGATAACAAGCACAAATATGCTCATTGCTCACACTTAGAAATCTGTGTTTCATTCATACTTGGTAAAGTCAGTCTCATCCTACAGCCCTGTTTAGCCCATGTTTTCCCCACATTTCCCACCTGGGCCCTGAGTGCCTATTGCCTGCTCTGCCCACTCCTGGAATATTGCATGCACTTTGTTGCATTGTTATATAATGATTTACATTTCTGCTCTCCAACTAAAGTAGACGCTCCATCAAGTACCAcatcttttcttttgcttaaatttCCAGGGCCTAGCACAGTTCTAGACACATAAAGGACAAGGTGTTTGAAGTTCCTTTTTTTCTCAGTACTGGGAACTTAGGGCTTTATGCATTCTTAgtacgtgctctaccactgagctacatctcagcctaAAGGTCTTATATTAAATCATGTGGTTACTCTCATACAAACATGAATCTAtgtcttttctcttaaaattgatCTGTGATTTGTCTAATGTGTATTATATTCCAGAGCCCATACTCTTAGCTGACAGCCTGGGCATGAATCCTGGTCCCCAATATGATTATAAAAGACATCATAAATTTTGCTATGTCTGTCATTAATAATATAACACTCTATACAGAACTAACCATCTGTTAGTGATTCAAGCAGCCTGGTAGAGTAGCATGAGATGCTTTGCTATGTTTCCGAAATAAGTTAACATGCAAGTGACAGGTTGATTGAAACATGTCAGATCTCCTGTACAAGTATATAGTGGATGGGTGTGGGTCTGATGAATGTTTGGGTTACATCTTAACCTGTGTGTGAAATGTGTATTTCCAGGTATACTAGAACAAGGATGGCAAGCCGACTCCACCACCAGAATGGTTCTGCCCAGAAAGCCAGGTAGGCTGAGCTCTGTACCTATTCCTTCAGCACTGAACTCCAAGACCACTTCAGGGTTTCAGGCCTTGAGTTTGGATAATTTGATATAAAATGCTAATATGATGCAAATAACTCACATTCTAAATATAGATAGGAGTGTTGGCACTTAAGGTAGAAAGGATCTTAAAGGTCAtctagtctttaatttttaaaaaggttttcttGTGTACATGAGTTGTATGTAGGCATCTCGTGGTCATGTGCCGTGGTTTGTGTTGACAGTTAATATCCCGTCCTTTTATCTGTGGAGCCATTTCTAACTGCTCACCCTCAGTATCTGAACTTTCAGCCTATTAAgttcctctctcctccttgtACTTGAGCCATACAGATACTTCTCCTATGGCTTCGCTTTCACAGGACTATTGTTGTCGCCTGCCTTTCAAGGCCTGAAATCCCGCAAGCCTTCCCCGTCACCTTGGTCTGAGTCCACAGCCCCTCCATGTTGCTCTGCAGTGAGCCACACTTGTTCCTGCTGCTGgcttctctccctcctgccaCCACAAGTGCTCTTATCTGCCAGCTCTTAAGAGCCAGGCTTAATGTCCACCTCCACAAACCCTTTGACATCAACCCCAGTTTCCTTCACCTGCTCTGAACACCTGCTGTTTACATACTGCTGACCATGGGCAGGTGGTACACCATGTCAGTGTGCCAAGCTATGGGAGGGTGCAGAACGGCAAGCTATGTCCCAGCCACTCTGAAGGCGAGGGAAGACTAATGAAATAGAGTCTGTCATCATCCCTGACTGAGACTCAGTGGCTGTAAATGCgtattttatgaaaaatggtATATTCTATGAAAGGTCTTGACAATGACTTCTGTAAATCGggctataaattttttttttttttaatttagttgcaGGGGCCCTGGATGTTTCCTTTAACAGGTTTATTCCTTTATCAGGTATGTGTTTTcatatgctctttttaaaatgtttcattgtgCTTAGCATCTTTTTTGTAATATGTATgcatttttcttagttcttaagAAACCGGTTCAATTCTATAAATTTGTCGTGATACACCTGATAGAAGGGTGAGACTGGCCTCACCTGGTACAGCGGCGCCCTGTAGGTAGTGCGCCTCCTTACCCCGCCTGGGCCCCGCAGCTCCTCACTGTTGATCCTGAAGCATTCTAAATGCTGAACGCAGCTCCTCCACGGTGGGCTCCTGTGTCATTTTGTTCACTGACAGTGTAATATTTTCCTGGAATGGAACCTAGCACCTGAGAGGCCCTCAGTAATTATTCCTGGATTAAATGTCCCTGGGTAGAGGCTTTCCATGAAATGCTGTGATCTCCTAAGAGATGCTGGACATTAAACACGCTTTGAGCCTTGGCCTAGAGAGTGTCAGTAACGGCTATAGCTGCAGTGCCGCTGTGCCTCTAGGCCAGCTGGGGAGACCATGTCTTGGAAGTGTGCAGGCCCCTCGGAGGCACAATTTTGTCTAAAAGCAGGTAGCTCCAAGAGAGTTTGGGTTAAAATTAAAGACATGAATGGGGTGGGTGGCAGAACCAAAGCGTTGTCACACTGGTATCTAACTTGAAATGTGTTTCTGTCTTCAACATGCAGAGCCTGCCCCAGTTCCACCAATCCCCAATGAACAGCAATTGGCCAGACTGACCGATTATGTGGCTTTCCTTGAAAATTGATGTACCATTCTGAATTCAGCATCTACTTCAGAATCCTGTACACTGACAAatacagaaatgtaaaatttttattttcaatttactgGATGGATTATACACACCTCAGCATTCCTTACTGAGTAtgtgataaaatacatatataatataaaaatattatatatattttgtccttaaacattatgctaaatagaTGTTAAAGCAattctcattttgaaatatttaacaatCTGGTTGGAGCCCATCAGTATTAAGCGGTTAGTTTATAGTTCCTGGAGATCCGCGACACGAGCTCCCTGCCTGGTATAGAGCACGGCTGTTACTGCCATCCCCGCCTGGTGCACACCTCTGTCTGCACTGCTGGTGGAGAGGCACAGCTACAGCAGGACGGTGCCCGGGGCAGaacctgaattgctgggattgtgATTCACCCTCCTTGGAGaaaatgttcccttttctccCACCTCTGGAGAATCACTAATAGGTACAGAAATATAGCTAAGGAGCAAGTAGACCATTTTCTGAATAAACCAGtttgttagtgttagtttttccCAATAGTGGGAGTGCATTCATTGCTGGCAGTGGAGGGCTTGCTGGGCACATGCCATGTTCCCACGTGTTCAGTTCAGAGGGGAAGGTTGAGTGCACAGTGCCTTGTGTGGCAGAGAAGCGTTACGGTGAGTGAGGCGCTCCTTGCAACTCTCCTGTGTCCAGTTGGTTGCTGACATTTACCCTGAGGTTCAAGTTCTGCCTTTTGAAGAATTGCTGAACACGTCTTCATTCTTTATGTGACAGCCCTCCACATATTTGAGTTTGTTTATTGTATCTTTAGGTTAAAATTCCCCTTAGTTCATTTATTCtgcatttgttcaataaatatttaattgaattctTCAACTGTTCCATCTGAGCTAGTTTCTAGAGTTTTCACTGTCTTGGTCTTTCTATGGATACTTTCTAGTTTGTCATTGCCTCTCAAAATAAGAATGTcttaattaaatagaaaagacCTCTATATTGAATCTGTGTGGTAATAATTACGTAAttcatgttttcattcattttattggttatttcagtttttcttaacaTATATGGAAATATCTTTTACTTGCAATTATATTTAATCTGGATAGGAACATCATGTTGTTAAAATGTGTTTTACAACTGAGGAAATGGAAATGTGAGAAGTCTTCCAGATGTTAAGAACACATCATGTCcatgagctttttttttcatggcaGATTGGAACCAACCAAAAGTTCATTGATGGGGTTGGTTGAGTAAGCAGTTCTACAGAGCGTGAACCGAAGCTCTAAAAGGCGTAGAGGTACTCTCTGAGCTAACGTGGAGTAACCTCTAGCTGAAAACAGAATACAAGGAGCTTATGTGATTCTGAGGGTGATGAAGGGAAAGTGGTTATAGTTGTGCACACGTATGCATGCTTGAATTTCAAGAAGCAGCAGTGGGAAGATGAACCAAAAAGAAGTAAAGATGGTTctccaaagaggaagaaaaggacaaTGAACCACTACATAGagaagaaatataataatttcaagTGACACAGTGTTCTGATTATTCGTTGTCAGTGGATACACTAAGGACAAAAGAAGTCAGACTAGTGAATGTGGTTTTGccattcattttacaaaataatcttAACATCTTCATAATTAAAAGGATATTATagaataaaagtaattatttaacATTGCTAGAGACCAGTAATCTTACATTTAACTTGGAAACCTCATgatatgatttgtttttctttatgcaGTAAATATTTCTTACCTTTGTCTAGCTGGAAAGGCCTAGATAATCACCACAGTGAAGCCCAGTGCCACTGGTAAAGTTGTGCCAGAATTCCATTTTCAACTAAAAGGAACAAGGAGTTATCTGCAAAGTAGCTAATGCTACAGTGTGACATTGAGAACAAGATGTCCCAGAATCAAGGAACCTTCAGAGACCCAGGGTTCTGTCAAAAGGTTGCTGCAGCTGGTTTGAAAGGACTCCCACTGAAATAATTTGAGCATAAAAactatgtgtttatatttttaacccTAAGTTTATTAGTTACATGAAAATAAACTCATCCCTGTGCAAAAAAAGGCAGGATGTGTGAGTTATTccatttccttcttattttatgtatcatttttcAGAATAACAAATTGATAACCCATCAGTCTCCAAAGCAACAAAATGAACCTGAAGGGTGATCAGATAGCTGATGATGGGAGATTCGTTAGAAGAATTCCACCTAATAAATGGtgataaaattagaaaagcaGTACTTTGTAGCCCATCTTAGAAAAACTTACCAGCAGCTGCCGAGACCACAGGTGAAAAAATGAAACAGCGTCAACTGAATGCAACACACCACCAGCCCCTGCGCCCTGGTTGGGTTTGAGGCAACTTGCTGCTTGCCGTCCGTTGAGTGTCTGCCTTTTTGCTGTGGTACTGCTACCAGGATGCCCACACCAGCCTGGGTGAGAGGACTTAGAGGCTGGGGGCATGACTCTCCCTTCTCTTGGGGATAGACAATTCTGAGTTTCTTCTGTACTTGGGTCCTGAAAAATAACCCCAGCAAGATTGGGCTGTGGTCACTGGCAACCAGCTCCactttgtgaccttgggttattcttcctccttccttgccTCACCCTTGCCAGGTCCTCTTGTTCTTTGGGGTCCAGAGAAGTAATCAACATGTGATTCTTGTTTTAGGTTCTGCTTTTGCATGGCAGATCCAAGTAAAAGGTAGTTTCTATTTACCTTTCATGCTGAAAATACCTGGGTCCACTCATTTTTGATGTCACAGTGTGAGAAGCAAGCCTGGGATGTGGCCAGCACGTGGCATGGATCATCAGGTGTTCTTATCCCGCGTGTGTGTGAATCCAGCTAGCGCTTTGGATCCAACGCTGATGTGCCTGACATCTGCATGCATGGAATACGTTGAATACCTTGCAAAAAAGCAGTCAGCCAATTCTGAATGTGGGGCATTTGGACAAATTAATGGATTCCCatcaaaaataaatgtcattttgaaAAGTCAGGAAGGTGGAGATGGTAAGTCCATGAAGTTTTTGTTCCTGGGCCGAAGTACTTTGAGGCCTCTGCCGTTGTGCCTAGAACCACAGAAGATGGATCTGTGCCGTAATCTCATTAGAGGCTTCAGACCCTATGGCAGTGAGGAATGTGGGAGCTGAGGCTGAGCGAGGAGGGTGTCTGCAGCACCCCTTTGGGGGCATTTGCCTGTTATGAGAACAGCAAAATGCAGCCTGTACCTGCCTGGAATTGCACTACTGGGGAGCCTAGCTGCCTCTGGAATTTGGATACCTTCTGGGCCTGGGGGATAAAAATGGAACCTTGGAGCCCTAAACTGATGTTCATCCTTTGAGACACATATGAGTTTTAAGCTACTTGGGGTTTGAGGCCAGAAAGTTGAATCAAAAACTTGAGAAACAGTCcagttttcttgtcattttgCTATGGTAGGACGCCTTCAGAACAAGGCCAGAGGTCAGGGTACCCACAAACATGGCCAGAGGTAGAAGCTAAATAAAATTCACTGGAAAGCAGGTCAATAAATATCCCCATGAAGCACAAGAATAAAGCCATGGAACTTAACTGGAAAGAGCGTTGGAGACACGGTACACAGTGCAGGTCTGCCGTGTGTTTAACCAGAGtccagggagaaagaaaaatgcttgGAAGTACTGGCCCAGAATTTTCTAAaacca is a window encoding:
- the Cops8 gene encoding COP9 signalosome complex subunit 8 isoform X2, whose protein sequence is MNNARYLWKRIPPAIKSANSELGGIWSVGQRIWQRDFPGIYMTISAHQWSETVQPIMDALRDATRRRAFALVSQAYTSIIADDFAAFVGLPVEEAVKGILEQGWQADSTTRMVLPRKPVAGALDVSFNRFIPLSEPAPVPPIPNEQQLARLTDYVAFLEN